A part of Mycobacteriales bacterium genomic DNA contains:
- a CDS encoding VOC family protein — MDMKLEVVVVPVSDVDRAVQFYKGLGWRLDADFATDEKFRVVQMTPPGSPASVIFGTDVTEQAPGSARGLQLVVDDIEAARQELVGRGAPAGEVFHDAGGVFHHAGTENRVAGRDPQGRSYCSFLSFDDPDGNGWILQEITTRLPGRVDPAATSFASAADLAAALRRAAAAHGEHEARIGQADPDWPSWYAEYMVREQAGIELPE, encoded by the coding sequence ATGGACATGAAGCTCGAGGTCGTCGTCGTCCCCGTGTCGGACGTGGACCGGGCGGTGCAGTTCTACAAGGGCCTCGGCTGGCGGCTGGACGCGGACTTCGCCACCGACGAGAAGTTCCGGGTCGTGCAGATGACGCCGCCGGGATCGCCGGCGTCGGTCATCTTCGGCACGGACGTCACCGAGCAGGCGCCGGGGTCGGCCCGGGGGCTGCAGCTGGTCGTCGACGACATCGAGGCGGCGCGGCAGGAGCTGGTGGGCCGCGGTGCCCCGGCCGGCGAGGTGTTCCACGACGCGGGCGGCGTCTTCCATCACGCCGGGACCGAGAACCGGGTGGCCGGCCGGGACCCGCAGGGGCGTAGCTACTGCTCGTTCCTGTCCTTCGACGACCCGGACGGCAACGGCTGGATCCTGCAGGAGATCACCACGCGGCTGCCCGGTCGTGTCGACCCGGCCGCCACCAGCTTCGCCTCGGCCGCCGACCTCGCGGCCGCGCTGCGCCGGGCCGCCGCGGCGCACGGCGAGCACGAGGCCCGCATCGGCCAGGCCGACCCGGACTGGCCCTCCTGGTACGCCGAGTACATGGTCCGCGAGCAGGCCGGGATCGAGCTGCCGGAATGA
- a CDS encoding NAD(P)/FAD-dependent oxidoreductase has product MTGDYDVIVVGAGAPGEHCAAALAAGGLRVAVVERELLGGECSYWACIPSKTLLRPGEALAEARDAPGAREAITGPLDVRAVLAWRDFMVSDYDDAGQVEWARHAGIEVLRGRGALAGPHRVAVEDRTYAAEHVVVATGADPIVPPVPGLADLPGVWTNRDVTGLTEVPDRLVVLGGGATGVEMSQALARMGSAVILVERGDQLLAREPRPLGEAIATALAADGVDVRVGAGAERARLDGGEYALDLTDGSQVRGDRLLVAAGRRPRVAGIGLETVGITPDPHGIPVDDRLSAGPGLWAVGDVTGLWQLTHVGEYQGRVVASNILGHPRSAHYEAVPRVVYCTPQAASVGRTDGAYTATIPLSGVPRTATYTRAYDSEPGFLTLVSDGEVLLGAYAVGPEAGEWLQQATLAVRARVPLPVLLDVIQPFPTFSEAFLQALRELDRQVSGVPRTTAPVG; this is encoded by the coding sequence ATGACCGGCGACTACGACGTCATCGTCGTCGGGGCGGGCGCCCCGGGCGAGCACTGCGCCGCGGCGCTGGCGGCCGGCGGCCTGCGCGTCGCGGTCGTCGAACGGGAGCTGCTCGGCGGCGAGTGCTCGTACTGGGCCTGCATCCCGTCCAAGACCCTGCTGCGGCCGGGCGAGGCGCTGGCCGAGGCCCGGGACGCACCCGGCGCCCGGGAGGCGATCACCGGGCCGCTGGACGTCCGGGCCGTCCTGGCCTGGCGCGACTTCATGGTCTCCGACTACGACGACGCCGGCCAGGTCGAGTGGGCCCGGCACGCCGGGATCGAGGTGCTGCGCGGCCGGGGCGCGTTGGCCGGCCCGCACCGGGTCGCGGTCGAGGACCGTACGTACGCCGCCGAGCACGTCGTCGTCGCCACCGGTGCCGACCCGATCGTCCCGCCCGTACCGGGGTTGGCGGACCTGCCCGGCGTGTGGACCAACCGGGACGTCACCGGCCTGACCGAGGTGCCGGACCGGCTGGTCGTCCTCGGCGGCGGCGCCACCGGCGTCGAGATGAGCCAGGCGCTGGCCCGGATGGGTTCGGCGGTGATCCTCGTCGAGCGGGGCGACCAGCTGCTGGCCCGGGAGCCCCGGCCGCTCGGCGAGGCGATCGCCACGGCCCTGGCCGCGGACGGGGTGGACGTCCGGGTCGGCGCGGGGGCGGAACGCGCGCGCCTCGACGGCGGCGAGTACGCGCTCGACCTCACCGACGGCTCCCAGGTCCGCGGCGACCGGCTGCTGGTCGCCGCGGGGCGACGGCCCCGGGTCGCGGGCATCGGCCTGGAGACCGTCGGCATCACCCCCGACCCGCACGGCATCCCCGTCGACGACCGGCTCTCGGCCGGCCCCGGACTCTGGGCGGTCGGGGACGTCACCGGTCTGTGGCAGCTGACCCACGTCGGCGAGTACCAGGGCCGGGTGGTCGCCTCGAACATCCTCGGCCACCCCCGCAGCGCGCACTACGAGGCGGTGCCCCGCGTCGTCTACTGCACCCCGCAGGCGGCCTCGGTCGGCCGCACGGACGGCGCGTACACGGCCACGATCCCGTTGTCCGGCGTGCCGCGGACCGCGACCTACACCCGCGCGTACGACAGCGAGCCGGGGTTCCTGACGCTGGTCTCGGACGGCGAGGTCCTGCTCGGGGCGTACGCGGTCGGGCCGGAGGCGGGGGAGTGGCTGCAGCAGGCCACCCTGGCCGTCCGGGCCCGGGTGCCGCTGCCGGTGCTGCTGGACGTGATCCAGCCCTTCCCGACGTTCTCCGAGGCGTTCCTGCAGGCGCTGCGCGAGCTCGACCGCCAGGTCAGCGGCGTACCCCGGACCACGGCGCCGGTCGGCTAG
- a CDS encoding SDR family NAD(P)-dependent oxidoreductase, translating into MTDRPLAGATALVTGASTGIGAATARRLAAEGAVLALVARRRDRLDRLVSSLGGAACAIEADLTTPEHAEGAVQEARDRLGRLDVLVNNAGVMLLGTALHARLAEWDRMVELNVSALLHVTHAAVPYLIDAAATAARGVADIVNVSSTAGRVARPASSVYAFTRHGLTGFTESLRQELLAEHVRVGVVEPGAVDTGQLPGIGPDAARRQVGDIEPLRASDIADAIAYIVTRDRRVAVNEILVRASDQTW; encoded by the coding sequence ATGACCGACAGGCCACTGGCCGGTGCCACCGCCCTCGTCACCGGGGCCAGCACCGGCATCGGCGCGGCGACCGCGCGCCGGCTCGCGGCGGAGGGAGCGGTGCTCGCGCTCGTCGCGCGGCGCCGGGACCGGCTCGACCGGCTGGTGTCCTCGCTGGGCGGCGCGGCGTGCGCGATCGAGGCCGACCTCACCACGCCCGAGCACGCGGAGGGCGCCGTGCAGGAGGCGCGGGACCGGCTGGGCCGGCTGGACGTCCTGGTCAACAACGCGGGCGTCATGCTGCTCGGCACCGCGCTGCACGCCCGGCTGGCCGAGTGGGACCGGATGGTCGAGCTCAACGTGTCGGCCCTCCTGCACGTCACCCACGCCGCCGTCCCGTACCTGATCGACGCGGCCGCCACGGCCGCGCGCGGGGTCGCCGACATCGTCAACGTCAGCTCCACCGCCGGGCGGGTCGCGCGGCCGGCGAGCAGCGTCTACGCCTTCACCAGGCACGGCCTCACCGGCTTCACCGAGTCGCTGCGGCAGGAACTGCTCGCCGAGCACGTCCGGGTCGGCGTCGTCGAGCCGGGCGCCGTCGACACCGGGCAGCTCCCCGGCATCGGCCCGGACGCGGCCCGCCGGCAGGTCGGCGACATCGAGCCGCTCCGGGCGTCGGACATCGCCGACGCCATCGCCTACATCGTCACCCGCGACCGGCGCGTCGCGGTGAACGAGATCCTCGTCCGCGCCTCCGACCAGACCTGGTAG
- a CDS encoding SDR family oxidoreductase: protein MTQTAPSPTGTGALAGQTVVVLGGSSGIGLETARLARTAGAQVVLTGRDPDRLARAAADVGALSTATLDLADAAGQASFFAGLPGQIDHVLVSGGGPAYGPIAELDLDEVGRNLGEHLVGSLRIARECVGRVRPGGSLTFITGTGARRPAVGIVVAAIGTAALSAITANVALELAPLRANAIAAGFVDTPLSARILGDELENRRDQLRATLPIRRVVGPQDVAALALHLMTNTALTGATFDVDGGQQLLRE from the coding sequence ATGACCCAGACAGCCCCGTCCCCGACCGGCACCGGCGCCCTCGCCGGCCAGACGGTCGTCGTGCTCGGCGGCAGCTCCGGCATCGGGCTGGAGACGGCCCGCCTGGCCCGTACGGCCGGGGCCCAGGTCGTCCTCACCGGCCGGGACCCCGACCGGCTCGCGCGGGCCGCCGCGGACGTCGGCGCGCTGAGCACGGCCACGCTCGACCTGGCCGACGCCGCCGGGCAGGCAAGCTTCTTCGCCGGCCTGCCCGGACAGATCGACCACGTCCTGGTCTCCGGCGGCGGCCCGGCCTACGGGCCCATCGCCGAGCTGGACCTCGACGAGGTGGGGCGCAACCTCGGCGAGCACCTGGTCGGGTCGCTGCGGATCGCGCGGGAGTGCGTCGGGCGGGTCCGTCCCGGCGGCTCGCTGACGTTCATCACCGGCACCGGGGCCCGGCGGCCGGCCGTGGGCATCGTCGTCGCCGCCATCGGTACGGCGGCGCTGTCCGCGATCACGGCCAACGTGGCGCTCGAGCTCGCGCCGCTGCGGGCCAACGCCATCGCGGCCGGCTTCGTCGACACGCCGCTGTCGGCCCGCATCCTCGGCGACGAGCTCGAGAACCGGCGCGACCAGCTGCGCGCCACCCTGCCGATCCGCCGGGTGGTCGGACCGCAGGACGTGGCCGCGCTCGCCCTCCACCTGATGACCAACACCGCGCTGACCGGCGCGACCTTCGACGTCGACGGCGGCCAGCAGCTACTGCGGGAGTGA
- a CDS encoding redoxin domain-containing protein yields MRTDIRPGGVFPDYALPDHTGVVRTLSELQGRDPLVLLLSRGHYCPKEHQQHLDLVAFQSKLAVAYTQLVTISTDAHHELQEFRASVGAQWPFLSDPGRIIQKDLDLQEYTDPEHDPMVPHTLVLKPGLVIHSVYNGYWFWGRPSVDELWLDLRAATREIRPDWDLDAPGLREAWTSGDRSSFHGWDRRPPS; encoded by the coding sequence ATGCGAACCGACATCCGACCCGGCGGCGTCTTCCCCGACTACGCCCTGCCCGACCACACCGGCGTCGTCCGGACGCTGTCCGAGCTGCAGGGCCGGGACCCGCTGGTCCTCCTGCTCTCCCGCGGCCACTACTGCCCGAAGGAGCATCAGCAGCACCTGGATCTGGTGGCGTTCCAGTCCAAGCTGGCCGTTGCGTACACGCAGCTGGTCACGATCTCCACCGACGCCCACCACGAGCTGCAGGAGTTCCGGGCGTCCGTCGGGGCACAGTGGCCCTTCCTCTCCGATCCGGGACGGATCATCCAGAAGGACCTCGACCTCCAGGAGTACACCGACCCGGAGCACGACCCGATGGTCCCGCACACCCTGGTGCTCAAGCCCGGCCTCGTGATCCACAGCGTCTACAACGGCTACTGGTTCTGGGGCCGGCCGTCGGTCGACGAGCTCTGGCTCGATCTGCGCGCGGCGACGCGGGAGATCCGGCCGGACTGGGACCTGGACGCACCGGGCCTGCGCGAGGCCTGGACCTCCGGCGACCGCTCCTCGTTCCACGGCTGGGACCGGCGCCCGCCCTCCTAA
- a CDS encoding MFS transporter, producing the protein MTTDQERTQVPGVPLRSPVGVALVAATVLASSVGFLDAYMINVAIPAIGRDLDAGVAQLQWVLTGYLVTVASLLLLAGALADHFGRRRLLVAGLLVMLIASLACAAAPNVEALIAARLVQGIGGALVVPSALALLNGTLRPPDRARGIGIWAGISTLGTTLGPYGGGWIVDHASWRYVFLLNLPLILGAVAVLRRVPEDVGPRRPLSVDVVGAGLAVIGLGGVIYALTAAPDAGWTAVPVLSTGLLGLACLAALVPVEQRRRRPMLRTALFRSRQFDAINLATVLFYGALAAAGYLVVLQCELRLGYSASAAGAALIPESAVFLLVSPLVGGLVARFGTRWPMTAGILVVAAGFGLLSTASPGQPYVQAILPGALLWGLGIGLTVAPLTAGVLAAVDDSDLGEASAINDAASRFGGVVLIALVPVLLGVGGSRDLAQPLADNYRTAMLVMTGLSVLSAVIAALFVSGGGAALPLAAATPRIHGCAAPQPAAAH; encoded by the coding sequence ATGACCACGGACCAGGAACGGACGCAGGTTCCGGGCGTACCGCTGCGCAGCCCCGTCGGGGTGGCGCTGGTGGCCGCGACCGTGCTGGCGTCGAGCGTGGGCTTCCTCGACGCGTACATGATCAACGTCGCGATCCCGGCCATCGGCCGCGACCTGGACGCGGGGGTCGCGCAGCTGCAGTGGGTGCTGACCGGCTACCTGGTGACCGTCGCGTCGCTGCTGCTGCTGGCCGGCGCGCTGGCCGACCACTTCGGCCGGCGCCGGCTGCTCGTCGCCGGGCTGCTGGTCATGCTCATCGCCTCGCTGGCCTGTGCCGCCGCGCCGAACGTGGAGGCGCTGATCGCGGCCCGGCTGGTGCAGGGGATCGGCGGCGCGCTCGTCGTACCCAGCGCGCTCGCCCTGCTCAACGGCACGCTGCGGCCGCCGGACCGGGCCCGGGGCATCGGCATCTGGGCCGGCATCTCCACCCTCGGCACCACCCTCGGCCCGTACGGCGGGGGCTGGATCGTCGACCACGCCTCCTGGCGCTACGTGTTCCTGCTCAACCTGCCGCTCATCCTGGGCGCGGTGGCGGTGCTGCGGCGGGTCCCCGAGGACGTCGGGCCGCGCCGGCCGCTGTCGGTCGACGTCGTCGGGGCCGGGCTCGCGGTGATCGGGCTGGGTGGGGTGATCTACGCGCTCACCGCCGCACCGGACGCCGGCTGGACCGCGGTCCCGGTGCTGAGCACCGGCCTGCTCGGGCTGGCCTGCCTGGCCGCGCTGGTCCCGGTCGAGCAGCGGCGGCGCCGGCCGATGCTGCGGACCGCGCTGTTCCGATCCCGGCAGTTCGACGCGATCAACCTGGCGACCGTGCTGTTCTACGGCGCGCTGGCCGCCGCCGGCTACCTGGTCGTCCTGCAGTGCGAGCTGCGGCTCGGCTACAGCGCGTCGGCCGCGGGCGCCGCGCTGATCCCGGAGTCGGCCGTGTTCCTCCTCGTCTCCCCGCTCGTCGGCGGGCTGGTGGCCCGGTTCGGCACCCGCTGGCCGATGACCGCGGGCATCCTCGTCGTGGCCGCCGGGTTCGGCTTGCTGTCGACGGCCAGCCCGGGCCAGCCGTACGTGCAGGCGATCCTGCCCGGCGCGCTGCTGTGGGGGCTGGGGATCGGGCTGACCGTCGCCCCGCTCACCGCCGGTGTCCTCGCGGCCGTGGACGACAGCGATCTCGGTGAGGCCTCGGCGATCAACGACGCCGCCTCCCGGTTCGGCGGCGTCGTCCTGATCGCCCTCGTCCCCGTGCTGCTCGGGGTCGGCGGCTCCCGCGACCTCGCCCAGCCGCTCGCGGACAACTACCGGACCGCGATGCTCGTGATGACCGGCCTCAGCGTCCTGTCGGCCGTCATCGCCGCGCTGTTCGTCTCCGGCGGCGGCGCCGCGCTCCCCCTCGCCGCGGCCACCCCGCGGATCCACGGCTGCGCCGCACCGCAACCGGCCGCCGCGCACTGA
- a CDS encoding aminoglycoside phosphotransferase family protein, with protein MTDGDWRDGGFTQRRPSVETLAWVAASMGRGSRVVGYRRLTGGVCSAVNRLTVERRGMRTFVVLRQYPDGLGLQGSLEKEIANLGVVAGSGLPVPSILATDVAGASTGGTPSLLMTRLQGHVHLNPAEPRSWLTRIAEIAVRLHSLDLPAKTFKPWSDSWIAPRDGFQVPVGAQKATVWKAAFGVMGAPPPKDAAVFLHGDFLPVNLLWSRGRITGLTDWNGIHRGPRAIDVGHCRRYLAALYSPEWSEQLRSLYESIAGVTIDPWWDLYALL; from the coding sequence ATGACCGACGGCGACTGGAGGGATGGCGGGTTCACGCAGCGTCGGCCCTCCGTGGAGACTCTCGCCTGGGTTGCGGCGTCGATGGGTCGGGGCAGTCGCGTCGTTGGCTATCGCCGATTGACCGGTGGCGTCTGCTCCGCCGTGAATCGGCTGACTGTCGAGCGACGTGGAATGCGGACGTTCGTCGTACTGCGGCAGTACCCGGATGGGCTTGGCCTGCAGGGGAGCTTGGAGAAGGAGATCGCCAACCTTGGTGTGGTGGCGGGAAGCGGGCTCCCGGTTCCGAGCATCCTGGCTACTGATGTTGCTGGTGCTTCGACGGGGGGCACGCCATCGTTGCTGATGACACGGTTGCAGGGGCATGTTCACCTCAATCCGGCGGAACCTCGGTCGTGGCTGACGAGGATCGCGGAGATTGCTGTAAGGCTGCATTCGCTCGATCTCCCCGCGAAGACGTTCAAACCTTGGAGCGATTCTTGGATCGCTCCCCGCGACGGGTTTCAGGTGCCGGTCGGCGCACAGAAGGCGACTGTGTGGAAGGCGGCGTTTGGTGTCATGGGGGCGCCGCCGCCGAAGGACGCTGCCGTCTTTCTGCACGGCGATTTCCTGCCGGTCAACCTGCTGTGGTCGCGCGGCAGGATTACTGGGCTGACCGACTGGAACGGCATCCATCGGGGCCCGCGCGCGATTGACGTCGGGCACTGTCGGCGGTACTTGGCGGCGCTCTACTCGCCCGAGTGGTCGGAGCAGCTTCGGTCGCTCTATGAGTCGATCGCCGGGGTGACTATCGATCCGTGGTGGGACCTGTATGCCCTGCT